From Stenotrophomonas maltophilia, a single genomic window includes:
- a CDS encoding ABC transporter permease, whose translation MSMMSTLMTVMRKELRDLSRDRRTLALTLLFGPLLYPLLILGMGKLSESRVRTQIEQPLQIPTIGAEHAPNLVRFLAAQGLNATAAPKDLAEAIRSQEIDVALRISPEFGSNWADGKPALVEVIRDSTRRAAEVPTARLQAALATYNGQVGALRLMARGIDAQVARPLDMASQDMASAEAKRGLMLSALLPILLTLTSFLGGAYLVMDTTAGERERQSLEPLLATPGSRSAIVSGKIAAACMVGFASLLLTLIAFKVSAQIAPGNIGRQLNMNIMAMVQMLLVMLPMLLIGTSLLTFLAAAAKSMKEAQSHMTWLMLLPMLPGYALIAYPVKSQLWQYAVPFLSQNQMLLKVIRHETITPSVWAIYLGASLGLAAVLWFAAVRRYHNERLAISG comes from the coding sequence ATGAGCATGATGTCGACCCTGATGACGGTGATGCGCAAGGAGCTGCGTGACCTGTCGCGCGACCGCCGCACACTGGCGCTGACCCTGCTGTTCGGCCCGCTGCTGTACCCGCTGCTGATCCTGGGCATGGGCAAGCTGTCTGAAAGCCGCGTGCGCACCCAGATCGAGCAGCCGCTGCAGATTCCCACCATCGGTGCCGAGCACGCGCCGAACCTGGTCCGCTTCCTGGCCGCCCAGGGCCTGAATGCCACTGCCGCGCCGAAGGACCTGGCCGAGGCCATCCGCTCGCAGGAGATCGACGTGGCGCTGCGCATCAGCCCGGAGTTCGGCAGCAACTGGGCCGACGGCAAGCCGGCGCTGGTGGAGGTGATCCGTGACAGCACGCGGCGTGCCGCGGAGGTGCCCACTGCGCGCCTGCAGGCGGCATTGGCCACCTACAACGGCCAGGTCGGCGCGTTGCGGCTGATGGCGCGTGGCATCGACGCCCAGGTTGCACGGCCACTGGACATGGCCAGCCAGGACATGGCCAGTGCCGAAGCCAAGCGTGGCCTGATGCTGTCGGCACTGCTGCCGATCCTGTTGACCCTGACCTCGTTCCTGGGCGGTGCCTATCTGGTGATGGACACCACCGCCGGCGAGCGCGAGCGGCAGTCTCTTGAACCGCTGCTGGCCACGCCGGGGTCGCGCAGCGCCATTGTCAGCGGCAAGATCGCCGCCGCCTGCATGGTCGGCTTCGCGTCGCTGCTGCTCACCCTGATCGCGTTCAAGGTCAGTGCCCAGATCGCGCCGGGCAACATCGGCCGCCAGCTCAACATGAACATCATGGCGATGGTGCAGATGCTGCTGGTGATGCTGCCGATGCTGCTGATCGGCACCTCGCTGCTGACCTTCCTGGCCGCTGCGGCCAAGAGCATGAAGGAAGCCCAGAGCCACATGACCTGGCTGATGCTGTTGCCGATGCTGCCGGGTTACGCGCTGATCGCCTATCCGGTGAAAAGCCAGCTGTGGCAGTACGCGGTGCCGTTCCTGTCGCAGAACCAGATGTTGCTGAAGGTGATCCGCCACGAGACCATCACCCCCTCGGTGTGGGCGATCTACCTCGGCGCCAGCCTGGGCCTGGCCGCCGTGCTGTGGTTCGCCGCGGTTCGCCGCTACCACAACGAACGCCTGGCCATCTCCGGCTGA
- a CDS encoding GGDEF domain-containing protein: protein MSLDFPTITVLGFLLCIGIAVGFSLLLVVLRGQPVLRQWTISLWLLTLGVTLLALRPYLPLAPAVLAGNAAMAGCGLMMLRGVALHLQQPLPLWRPLLMAAAFMACIFAFLVLWPDLHMRLQVFSVFALIVDGWIAWLLLRHAPAQQRTSCRLAAVVFLAEATLYAVRLFLPVAPDAGEDIMRTGSPMFATYIAGVMLELARCFAMVLLLVERMLVDLRHAARTDGLTGLLNRSAVLADGQAQLQRVRQQGRPLALLLVDVDHFKQINDRWGHLAGDQVLRHFSAVLQHCTQGKTHLLGRYGGEEFVLVLAGSTSSDAVMLAAVIRTRLQRHPAVLATGPVAVTASVGLAMDEGQGDLSTLLAAADAALYQAKAAGRDQLACAPAAAISPFPIAAEAVPV from the coding sequence GGTACTGCGGCAGTGGACCATCAGCCTGTGGCTGCTGACGCTGGGGGTGACCCTGCTGGCACTGCGGCCCTACCTGCCGCTGGCGCCTGCCGTGCTGGCCGGCAATGCAGCGATGGCCGGCTGTGGCCTGATGATGCTGCGCGGGGTGGCGCTGCATCTGCAGCAGCCACTGCCGCTGTGGCGGCCGCTGCTGATGGCGGCGGCATTCATGGCCTGCATTTTCGCCTTCCTGGTGCTCTGGCCGGACCTGCACATGCGCCTGCAGGTGTTCAGTGTGTTCGCACTGATCGTCGATGGCTGGATTGCCTGGCTGCTGCTGCGCCATGCGCCCGCGCAGCAACGCACCAGCTGCCGGCTGGCGGCGGTGGTGTTCCTGGCCGAAGCCACGCTGTATGCCGTGCGCCTGTTCCTACCGGTGGCGCCCGACGCCGGCGAGGACATCATGCGCACCGGCTCGCCGATGTTCGCCACCTATATTGCCGGGGTGATGCTGGAGCTGGCGCGCTGCTTCGCCATGGTGCTGCTGCTGGTCGAGCGCATGCTGGTCGACCTGCGGCACGCGGCGCGCACCGATGGCCTGACCGGCCTGCTCAACCGCAGCGCGGTACTGGCCGATGGCCAGGCGCAGTTGCAGCGCGTCCGCCAGCAGGGCCGCCCATTGGCGCTGTTGCTGGTCGATGTCGACCATTTCAAGCAGATCAACGACCGTTGGGGGCACCTGGCCGGTGACCAGGTGCTGCGCCACTTCTCTGCCGTGCTGCAGCACTGCACGCAGGGAAAGACGCACCTGCTGGGCCGCTATGGGGGCGAGGAATTCGTGCTGGTGCTGGCGGGCAGCACGTCGAGCGACGCCGTCATGCTGGCGGCGGTGATCCGCACCCGCCTGCAGCGGCACCCGGCCGTGCTGGCGACGGGGCCGGTTGCGGTCACCGCCAGCGTGGGGCTGGCCATGGACGAAGGCCAGGGCGACCTGTCCACGCTGCTGGCCGCCGCCGATGCGGCGCTGTACCAGGCCAAGGCCGCCGGGCGCGATCAGCTGGCCTGCGCACCGGCAGCGGCGATTTCGCCGTTTCCCATCGCCGCCGAGGCCGTGCCCGTGTAA
- a CDS encoding ATP-binding cassette domain-containing protein yields the protein MIVADNLHKAFDTRTGRIQAVSNVGFRAADGQITGLLGPNGAGKTTTMRMLYTLMTPDQGSISVDGIDAARDPVEVRRHLGVLPDARGVYKRLTARENIAYFGELHGLSAQRIRERIEVLSHALDMGDILDRQTDGFSQGQRTKTAIARALVHDPRNVILDEPTNGLDVMTTRALRRFLLGLREEGRCVILSSHIMQEVGALCDHIVIIAKGTVMAAGSADELRAQSGESNLEDAFVKLIGSEEGLHA from the coding sequence ATGATCGTCGCCGACAACCTGCACAAGGCCTTCGACACCCGTACCGGCCGCATCCAGGCGGTGTCCAACGTCGGTTTCCGTGCCGCCGATGGCCAGATCACCGGCCTGCTCGGCCCCAATGGTGCCGGCAAGACCACCACCATGCGCATGCTGTACACGCTGATGACACCCGACCAGGGCAGCATCAGCGTCGACGGCATCGACGCCGCCCGCGACCCGGTGGAAGTGCGGCGCCATCTTGGCGTGCTGCCCGATGCGCGCGGCGTCTACAAGCGCCTGACCGCGCGCGAGAACATCGCCTACTTCGGCGAGCTGCACGGCCTGTCCGCGCAGCGCATCCGCGAACGCATCGAAGTGCTGTCGCATGCACTGGACATGGGTGACATCCTCGACCGCCAGACCGATGGCTTCTCGCAGGGCCAGCGCACCAAGACCGCCATCGCCCGCGCGCTGGTGCACGACCCGCGCAACGTGATCCTCGATGAACCCACCAACGGCCTGGACGTGATGACCACGCGCGCGCTGCGCCGCTTCCTGCTGGGCCTGCGCGAGGAAGGCCGCTGCGTGATCCTGTCCAGCCACATCATGCAGGAGGTGGGCGCGCTGTGCGACCACATCGTGATCATCGCCAAGGGCACGGTGATGGCCGCCGGCAGTGCCGATGAACTGCGCGCGCAGTCCGGCGAATCCAACCTGGAAGACGCGTTCGTGAAACTGATCGGCAGCGAAGAGGGCCTGCACGCATGA
- a CDS encoding alpha/beta hydrolase: protein MQRHHLALAGMLASLMLAGCSQPPSADTQGASDAPSRRFGAIDFQPCTLSTEGASANVEAQCATLQVPEDRAHPGGRQIDLRIAWLESGSSGAGQPDPVFFLAGGPGQAASEVAVIVDSALRQVRKQRDVFLIDQRGTGGSNPLSCLGADGKELQMDEDAAPTEASLRDYAQRCAASLQGRADARFYTTAEAIADLDAVRQALGVDRLNLVGGSYGTRVAQRYAIAYPQHTRSLVIDGVVPNDLVVGGEFARTFDNAITLQSAQCRKDAVCSKRFPVDTREQLRAVAETLRRAPVTVDYRDPGTNAPRQDVLTPDSVVGLAFAFSYVPEYSSLLPLVLDEAVQGRYAPLASLVRGATRSMDFQINRGMQWSVICSEDAPRFQAPAESDDALFGAEAARAFFAACPVWPHQPAPAALTAPLKSDLPVLLLSGELDPVTPPRYAEQVLKGLPNGRALVARGQGHGTLNAGCMPRLLGQFIDTTDAKALDASCLDTLSYVPAFTSFNGWTP from the coding sequence ATGCAAAGACACCACCTCGCGCTGGCCGGAATGCTGGCCAGCCTGATGCTTGCCGGTTGCAGCCAGCCGCCGTCAGCCGACACCCAGGGCGCCAGCGACGCCCCAAGCCGCCGCTTCGGCGCCATCGATTTCCAGCCCTGCACGCTGTCCACCGAAGGTGCCAGCGCCAATGTCGAAGCCCAGTGCGCGACCCTGCAGGTGCCGGAGGACCGCGCCCACCCCGGCGGCCGCCAGATCGACCTGCGCATCGCCTGGCTGGAATCGGGCAGCAGCGGAGCCGGCCAGCCTGATCCGGTGTTCTTCCTGGCCGGTGGCCCCGGGCAGGCCGCCAGCGAAGTGGCGGTCATCGTCGACAGCGCGCTGCGCCAGGTGCGCAAGCAGCGCGACGTGTTCCTGATCGACCAGCGCGGCACCGGCGGTTCCAACCCGCTCAGCTGCCTCGGCGCGGATGGCAAGGAACTGCAGATGGACGAGGACGCGGCCCCCACCGAGGCCTCGCTGCGTGATTACGCGCAGCGCTGCGCGGCCTCGCTGCAGGGGCGCGCCGATGCACGCTTCTACACCACCGCCGAGGCCATCGCCGATCTGGACGCCGTACGCCAGGCGCTGGGCGTGGACAGGTTGAACCTGGTCGGTGGTTCCTACGGCACGCGCGTCGCCCAGCGCTACGCGATCGCCTACCCGCAGCACACCCGCAGCCTGGTCATCGATGGCGTGGTGCCCAACGACCTGGTGGTCGGCGGCGAGTTCGCCCGCACGTTCGACAACGCGATCACCCTGCAGTCGGCGCAGTGCCGCAAGGATGCCGTCTGCAGCAAGCGGTTCCCGGTCGATACCCGGGAACAGCTGCGCGCCGTGGCCGAGACCCTGCGGCGTGCGCCGGTCACGGTCGATTACCGCGATCCCGGCACCAATGCGCCCCGCCAGGACGTGCTGACTCCGGACAGCGTGGTTGGCCTGGCCTTCGCATTCTCCTACGTGCCCGAATATTCTTCGCTGCTGCCGCTGGTGCTGGATGAAGCGGTGCAGGGCCGATACGCACCGCTGGCCTCGCTGGTGCGCGGCGCGACCCGCAGCATGGATTTCCAGATCAACCGTGGCATGCAGTGGTCGGTGATCTGCAGCGAGGATGCGCCGCGCTTCCAGGCCCCGGCAGAGAGCGATGACGCCCTGTTCGGTGCCGAAGCGGCACGTGCGTTCTTCGCGGCCTGCCCGGTGTGGCCGCACCAGCCGGCACCGGCCGCGCTGACCGCGCCGCTGAAGTCGGACCTGCCGGTGCTGCTGCTCTCCGGTGAACTGGATCCGGTCACCCCGCCGCGCTATGCCGAACAGGTGCTCAAGGGCCTGCCCAATGGCCGTGCGCTGGTCGCCCGCGGGCAGGGCCATGGCACGCTCAATGCCGGCTGCATGCCGCGGCTGCTTGGCCAGTTCATCGACACCACCGATGCCAAGGCGCTCGATGCCAGCTGCCTGGATACGCTGAGCTACGTGCCGGCGTTCACCTCGTTCAACGGATGGACCCCATGA
- a CDS encoding DUF4123 domain-containing protein — protein sequence MDLDSPDAAPVDMGHRTFLAQTHGIVDPTQVAAAQFADLPVEPLNPPLLGRRLHNPPLLVPLHALPWQTRLELLERADAQLRDRGRPLFCTLLESDVPDRVRNHLMNRMALLRPHAGRVLFRIHDARVFRHLRWLLGPSQMAQLMGPISAWTWHEPLGNTWRTHPRPVAEGPPGPLIHPDQWSVLAQVACINGCLRDLSEERGGHASTLLPAVLQAIGEAQSMGLQDLDDQQVYACQRLRGTGDPAEQAALNLRLQRVHQQGMSYRMACELERQHGLQTEAA from the coding sequence ATGGACCTGGACTCACCAGACGCGGCCCCTGTCGACATGGGGCACCGCACCTTCCTCGCGCAGACGCATGGCATCGTCGATCCGACGCAGGTCGCTGCCGCACAGTTCGCCGATCTTCCCGTCGAACCGCTGAACCCACCGCTGCTGGGCAGGCGACTGCACAATCCCCCCTTGCTGGTGCCACTGCATGCACTGCCTTGGCAGACGCGGCTTGAACTGCTTGAGCGGGCCGATGCCCAGCTGCGTGATCGCGGCCGGCCGCTGTTCTGCACCCTGCTTGAGAGTGACGTACCGGACCGGGTCCGAAACCATCTGATGAACCGGATGGCCCTTCTGCGACCGCATGCCGGAAGGGTGTTGTTCCGCATCCACGACGCACGGGTGTTCCGACACCTTCGGTGGCTGCTGGGTCCTTCGCAGATGGCACAGTTGATGGGACCGATCTCGGCATGGACCTGGCATGAGCCGCTGGGCAACACGTGGCGTACTCACCCGCGGCCGGTTGCCGAGGGTCCGCCCGGCCCTTTGATCCATCCGGACCAGTGGAGTGTTCTGGCCCAGGTCGCCTGCATCAATGGTTGCCTGAGAGATCTTTCCGAAGAGAGGGGCGGCCATGCAAGCACGCTGCTGCCTGCGGTGCTGCAGGCGATCGGCGAAGCCCAGAGCATGGGGCTGCAGGATCTGGACGATCAGCAGGTGTATGCGTGCCAGCGACTGCGCGGCACCGGGGATCCGGCCGAGCAGGCGGCACTGAACCTGCGGCTCCAGCGTGTCCATCAGCAGGGGATGTCCTATCGCATGGCCTGCGAACTGGAACGCCAACACGGTCTGCAGACGGAGGCGGCATGA
- a CDS encoding T6SS effector BTH_I2691 family protein translates to MTGLESDPDYCPNCITSGLPLLLARYAVARADAEVREAAPVLQAPFDGVAGEQPLPEVSARYALSLLRGGYVYSYHQARDEWRAWQLNEYGDLSAFDIRDQTPPPQNDTRPARCSRHGETLLSKCIIVPDAAQATLLWLAYSSAPWTRRVWGMHQDPAYRQRHMRCIDVAAWRAGGQPQPHLAELGQAPALVAELHLAKPSTTLTVSRNDRGVQGIPAINAVPGVHAFEYSLDQWANYSTAQVDQLIAQAGIAAGHPQVSPPALVALDDPIGIISDLNQLAIERILEWEAEPERRERVQSASSISLMEGAVRQGAFEEVGYRRREAALFGRGVVSILGGKTNAEQLARPLQAWNHDIFAVEDEEAVLAQAEKSWRKYSRHLRKADAHTHWLKKIYAPAQERFYEHTVADLDRAMIAWWQAPAFKQHMQSNFDSKDSTSGVLYQEVVTNLLRDSASRGLIMGYLLEQLQLEDLQDPGAILLRAQMWNQDALLKTWKQTMEKASVAPGTRDWLTAANGLSNALKALLDAESAGKLSAMFQGTARLVEQLSGPLTRMIGAGVRKAFEGSAMLLPTRMQVGMLTALAQSASPDAELVDLSGYTTPKRARNALAMAVSERAGLNAASQARAVAAHAVAAADADMDGKRFRIGLVALVDSDQLRLFKALNAKAVITGTSRHAELSRTLTTVDMYDAIRGSFAKVGKPLVRLWHGQPGICLRQSVRTESAVQQGTAA, encoded by the coding sequence ATGACTGGACTCGAAAGCGATCCCGACTACTGCCCGAACTGCATCACGTCCGGATTGCCGCTGCTGCTTGCGCGCTACGCGGTGGCGCGGGCAGATGCGGAGGTCCGTGAGGCGGCGCCGGTGCTGCAAGCGCCATTCGATGGCGTTGCGGGCGAGCAGCCGTTGCCGGAAGTGTCTGCACGTTATGCACTTAGCCTCCTGCGCGGCGGCTATGTCTACAGCTACCACCAGGCGCGCGATGAGTGGAGGGCATGGCAGTTGAATGAATACGGCGACCTCAGTGCGTTCGACATCCGCGACCAGACCCCGCCGCCGCAGAACGATACACGGCCGGCGAGGTGCTCGCGCCACGGCGAAACGCTGCTGTCCAAATGCATCATCGTGCCCGATGCCGCCCAGGCAACCCTGTTGTGGCTGGCCTACAGCAGCGCACCGTGGACGCGCAGGGTGTGGGGGATGCACCAGGACCCCGCCTATCGCCAGCGGCACATGCGATGCATTGACGTTGCCGCGTGGCGGGCCGGTGGGCAGCCGCAGCCACACCTTGCCGAACTCGGGCAAGCTCCCGCGCTGGTGGCTGAACTCCATCTCGCCAAACCATCCACGACATTGACAGTCTCCCGCAATGATCGGGGAGTGCAGGGCATACCGGCGATCAACGCAGTTCCCGGTGTGCATGCGTTCGAATACAGCCTGGATCAATGGGCAAACTACTCCACCGCGCAGGTCGACCAGTTGATCGCGCAGGCAGGCATTGCTGCTGGCCACCCGCAGGTATCGCCGCCTGCGCTGGTGGCGCTGGACGATCCGATCGGCATCATTTCCGATCTCAACCAGCTCGCCATCGAACGCATTCTTGAATGGGAGGCCGAGCCTGAGCGGCGGGAGAGGGTCCAGTCTGCCTCGTCCATCTCGCTGATGGAGGGCGCCGTGCGACAGGGGGCCTTCGAAGAAGTCGGGTACCGCCGCAGGGAAGCGGCCCTGTTCGGTCGTGGCGTGGTCAGCATACTGGGCGGAAAGACCAACGCGGAGCAGCTGGCCAGGCCACTGCAAGCGTGGAATCACGACATATTTGCTGTCGAGGATGAGGAGGCGGTGCTGGCCCAGGCAGAGAAGTCCTGGCGCAAGTACAGCCGTCACCTGCGCAAGGCCGATGCGCATACCCACTGGTTGAAGAAGATCTACGCGCCTGCGCAGGAGCGGTTCTATGAGCACACCGTGGCCGATCTTGATCGGGCAATGATCGCATGGTGGCAGGCGCCTGCCTTCAAGCAGCACATGCAGAGCAACTTCGACAGCAAGGACAGCACCAGCGGGGTGCTCTACCAGGAAGTCGTGACCAACCTGCTGCGTGACTCAGCCTCGCGCGGCCTCATCATGGGCTATCTGCTCGAGCAGCTGCAGCTGGAAGATCTGCAGGACCCCGGAGCCATCCTCCTGCGAGCACAGATGTGGAACCAGGATGCGTTGCTGAAGACCTGGAAGCAGACCATGGAGAAGGCCAGTGTCGCGCCGGGCACGCGGGACTGGCTGACAGCGGCCAACGGCCTGTCCAACGCGCTCAAGGCACTGCTGGATGCAGAATCCGCCGGAAAGCTGAGTGCGATGTTCCAGGGGACGGCACGGCTGGTGGAGCAGCTTTCAGGGCCACTGACGCGAATGATCGGAGCCGGCGTCAGGAAGGCGTTCGAGGGCAGCGCCATGCTGTTGCCCACCCGGATGCAAGTGGGGATGCTGACCGCACTCGCCCAGTCGGCATCGCCGGATGCCGAGCTGGTGGACCTGAGCGGATACACGACGCCCAAGCGCGCGCGCAATGCTCTGGCGATGGCCGTCAGCGAACGCGCAGGCTTGAACGCGGCCAGCCAAGCACGCGCGGTGGCAGCGCACGCCGTTGCTGCGGCTGATGCCGATATGGACGGAAAGCGTTTCAGGATCGGACTCGTTGCCCTGGTGGACAGCGACCAGTTGCGGTTGTTCAAGGCGCTGAACGCGAAAGCGGTGATCACCGGAACGTCGCGCCATGCAGAGCTGTCACGAACGCTGACCACCGTCGATATGTATGACGCGATACGGGGCAGCTTCGCCAAAGTCGGTAAACCCCTCGTTCGCCTATGGCACGGCCAGCCTGGTATTTGCCTCCGCCAGTCTGTTCGAACTGAGTCGGCAGTACAGCAAGGCACTGCCGCGTGA